The Lactuca sativa cultivar Salinas chromosome 2, Lsat_Salinas_v11, whole genome shotgun sequence genome includes a window with the following:
- the LOC111905739 gene encoding heterogeneous nuclear ribonucleoprotein Q, with protein MPRTTRARAGAGAGGAASKAEESPKVVEKAASETEEQVDFEEEAVEEEVEYEEVEEEVEEEEEEEVEEEEEVEEDEEEEEEEEEEEDADDEADRQKAGEDEEMENADADADEEKKYAELLALPPYGSEVYLGGIPLDVSEDDVKKFCESIGEVTEVRIMRGKDASENKGYAFVTFRTKELASTAIKELNTKELKGKRVRCSTSQAKHKLFIGNVPKSWTLEDMEKVVRKVGPGINSVELLKDPQNSRRNRGFAFIEYYNHACAEYSRQKMLNPKFKLDDNAPTVSWADPKNAESSASSQVKAVYVKNLPKNVTQDELEKIFEHHGKIIKVVLPPAKAGHERSRFGFVHFADRSSVMKALKNTEKYELDGQVLECSLAKPQADQKSSGGSSNNQNKAALLPNHHPPRVGYGGLVGGAYGGLGAGYGAAAYGQPPLIYGRGPSTAGMAMMPMLLPDGRIGYVLQQPGMQPHSPQAMQQQPRGGGGRSGGGGGSGGGHRRGNDSGGRGGGGRRYNPY; from the exons ATGCCAAGGACCACCCGGGCAAGGGCAGGGGCAGGGGCAGGTGGGGCAGCTTCCAAGGCCGAGGAATCTCCAAAGGTAGTGGAAAAAGCAGCATCTGAAACAGAAGAGCAGGTGGACTTTGAAGAGGAGGCTGTTGAAGAGGAGGTTGAATATGAGGAAGTAGAGGAAGAagtggaggaagaagaagaggaagaggttgaagaagaagaagaagttgaggaagatgaagaagaagaagaagaggaggaggaggaggaagatgcTGATGATGAAGCAGACAGACAGAAAGCGGGGGAGGATGAAGAAATGGAGAATgctgatgctgatgctgatgaaGAGAAAAAGTATGCAGAACTTCTTGCCCTTCCTCCTTATGGTTCAGAAGTATATCTTGGTGGAATTCCTCTAGATGTTTCCGAAGATGATGTCAAAAAGTTTTGTGAATCCATTGGAGAAGTCACAGAG GTGCGGATAATGAGGGGCAAAGATGCATCCGAGAATAAGGGGTATGCTTTTGTGACCTTCAGGACCAAGGAGTTGGCTTCTACTGCCATCAAGGAGCTTAATACTAAGGAGTTGAAG GGTAAAAGGGTGAggtgttccacatctcaagcAAAACATAAGTTATTTATTGGTAATGTTCCTAAAAGTTGGACATTGGAAGACATGGAAAAAGTTGTGAGAAAGGTTGGACCAGGGATCAATTCTGTTGAGCTGCTAAAG GATCCACAAAACTCTAGGAGGAACCGTGGATTTGCTTTCATTGAGTATTATAACCATGCATGTGCAGAGTATTCGAGACAAAAAATGCTGAACCCTAAATTTAAACTTGATGATAATGCTCCAACTGTCAGCTGGGCTGACCCCAAAAATGCAGAGTCTTCAGCTTCTTCTCAG GTGAAGGCAGTGTATGTGAAGAATCTACCAAAGAATGTGACTCAAGATGAGTTAGAAAAGATATTCGAGCACCATGGAAAGATCATAAAAGTGGTTCTCCCTCCTGCAAAAGCAGGCCACGAGAGGAGTAGGTTTGGTTTTGTTCATTTTGCAGATAGATCAAGTGTCATGAAGGCTCTTAAGAACACCGAGAAGTATGAGTTAGATg GTCAAGTATTGGAGTGCTCACTTGCTAAGCCACAAGCAGACCAGAAATCATCTGGAGGATCTTCAAACAACCAGAATAAGGCGGCTCTACTTCCAAACCACCACCCTCCTCGTGTTGGTTATGGCGGCTTGGTAGGTGGTGCATATGGTGGTTTGGGTGCAGGATATGGGGCAGCCGCCTATGGACAG CCGCCACTTATATACGGAAGGGGACCTTCAACAGCTGGTATGGCCATGATGCCAATGCTTTTGCCTGACGGAAGGATTGGATACGTCCT GCAACAACCAGGTATGCAGCCACACTCACCACAGGCCATGCAACAACAGCCAAGAGGTGGTGGTGGCCGGAGTGGTGGAGGAGGCGGCTCAGGTGGTGGTCATAGGCGGGGTAATGACAGTGGAGGTCGAGGAGGTGGAGGACGACGCTACAACCCGTATTAG
- the LOC111905738 gene encoding receptor-like protein kinase HERK 1, giving the protein MSLIQELDHLKIPVEDIKLATNNFSDGNFIGQGGFGSVYKGQLPVSATATRSTRPSTTVAVKRLDVKGGQGQNEFLMEIFMLSSYKHENLVSLVGFCEEGDEKIIVYEHEGRGSLDKYLATDHLTWVQRLLICLGAARGLNYLHTGVGEGHRVLHRDIKSSNVLLDENWEAKISDFGLSKIGPTNQEFTFLVTNAAGTFGYVDPLYVSTGVLTKESDVYSFGVILFEILCGRLAMIGKYDDERRFLSHLAQLRYEEGKLDEIIFPGIRKQIKPDSLRVFSRIANQCLKIDRKKRPTMAMVIEQLQISLEFQIGCRKIVRIGLWGSSTGGSPWSLQLDSNQKLRKITIDHEDWLYSIGFTTQDFSGTLDSSQRHGGSGGPSGGRISEVNFDVDEEITEILGTVGKTTGRYANYIVISSLCFKTTKKTCGPFGKETGTCFSVPWDEGTFAGFYGRAGFYLDGLGCYLKATI; this is encoded by the exons ATGTCTCTAATCCAAGAACTCGACCACCTTAAAATTCCAGTTGAAGACATCAAATTGGCCACCAACAACTTCTCCGACGGCAATTTCATCGGCCAGGGTGGATTTGGGAGTGTGTACAAAGGCCAACTCCCCGTCTCTGCCACTGCCACCAGATCCACTAGACCATCCACCACCGTCGCTGTAAAGCGGCTAGACGTGAAGGGTGGTCAAGGACAAAATGAGTTCTTGATGGAGATCTTCATGCTCTCTAGTTACAAACACGAAAATCTCGTCTCTCTTGTTGGATTCTGCGAAGAAGGTGACGAGAAAATCATTGTTTACGAGCACGAGGGTCGCGGAAGCCTCGATAAGTATCTGGCCACCGACCATCTTACATGGGTGCAACGGCTTCTGATATGTCTTGGTGCTGCTCGTGGACTAAATTATCTACATACCGGTGTCGGAGAGGGGCACAGGGTTTTACATCGTGACATTAAAAGCTCTAATGTCTTATTGGATGAGAACTGGGAAGCAAAAATTTCCGATTTTGGGTTGTCAAAAATAGGTCCAACGAATCAGGAGTTCACTTTTCTTGTTACAAATGCCGCTGGAACATTTGGCTATGTTGATCCGCTATACGTATCGACGGGAGTTCTTACAAAAGAGTCGGATGTGTATTCTTTTGGTGTGATTTTATTTGAAATCTTGTGTGGAAGGCTAGCGATGATCGGAAAATATGACGACGAACGTCGGTTCTTATCTCACTTGGCTCAACTCCGTTATGAAGAGGGGAAACTAGACGAAATCATTTTTCCCGGTATTCGGAAACAAATAAAGCCCGATTCGTTGCGAGTATTCTCCAGAATCGCTAATCAATGCCTGAAAATAGATAGGAAAAAACGTCCGACGATGGCAATGGTCATCGAACAGCTACAAATCTCGTTGGAATTTCAAATC GGTTGTCGGAAAATCGTACGAATTGGGTTATGGGGATCGAGCACAGGGGGATCCCCATGGTCGTTGCAGCTTGATAGCAATCAGAAGCTTCGGAAGATAACGATAGATCACGAGGATTGG cttTATTCTATTGGTTTCACAACTCAAGATTTTAGTGGGACGTTGGATTCTTCTCAACGTCATGGTGGCAGCGGCGGCCCTAGCGGTGGCAGAATTTCTGAG GTTAACTTTGATGTTGATGAGGAGATAACCGAGATACTAGGAACAGTTGGGAAAACGACCGGACGTTATGCAAATTATATAGTAATCTCATCATTGTGTTTTAAGACAACCAAAAAGACGTGTGGGCCTTTTGGTAAAGAGACAGGGACTTGTTTTTCAGTGCCATGGGATGAAGGTACGTTTGCAGGGTTTTATGGTCGCGCTGGTTTTTACTTAGATGGATTGGGTTGTTACTTGAAGGCTACAATATGA
- the LOC111896661 gene encoding uncharacterized protein LOC111896661, producing MVYTEHGTTRLHTYFMSPNKVVLEEINEPISPELNRKKFTSTEVGSCSRKLDLNENYDFSRSVVPFGHFDRDVLKDVGVQPASEELNKAQDVGPLEDFDPFFYMDHNDYQQMGDDDYQQMGDNEEIGDAISDETSTNGSISEDSDFLVDELNMVEDVEVNMKDFHSGVYSFPNLDNHQSFNAPDVTVDDDLEVIDTQLFESAGVEEDERKKLMRRLNKPTTCSSGVVHETAFYLGQIFKSSSKAKDYIKMHSIRTRRNIYFAKNDKQRIRAKCRGVVPEMTGGPWTKSRIKCKDKTVSSQKATCPWVVLISRSDEESDWMVKTLVHEHRCVQSRSIKACTSKFLATTILQQVEGNPTIPVKALRVELQKTYEVGMSRMKCNPGTTVKIDVYSEPNANLETRMFKRIYVCLGALKLGFKAGLRDFLGFDGAFMKGPYPGQVLTAVGLDSNNGIYPLTYAIVEAENKSSWSWFLECLGEDLELSTNSNFTFISDRQKGILPAIANLFPSAEHRFCLRHIHENMKLQWRGKEHRDHLWECATTTTVRHFDRFMEDFNKFNSKACDWLKKIPPKHWARAHISGRAHTDILLNNLCEVFNSKLLDARDKPIITCLEYIREYLMKRICIVQNVIDKSQGPLTPTATKLLDGVKKDASQYTCIFNGAEKTQVTGTMGEQFVVNWRDRNCSCRHTEITGIPCSHLVSAIWDKVEHGAKNVPPLEEWVHPCYRLSTWNEMYKYKVQPINGRSMWPKSDCPTTLTPPKHTTQVGRPKKKRKRAQTEEPNNQGKSLTRKFLTVTCSKCKNKGHNSRSCKGQGGQTEVRNVVAGSKKLSKAKKQGDGKKEKPKMKEKTKLKDKSKMKEKV from the exons ATGGTGTATACTGAACATGGAACTACTAGACTCCATACATACTTTATGTCTCCAAATAAGGTCGTATTGGAAGAAATCAATGAGCCTATTTCTCCGGAACTCAATCGAAAAAAGTTTACAAGTACAGAGGTAGGATCATGTAGTAGAAAATTGGACTTGAATGAGAACTATGACTTTTCTAGGTCTGTTGTACCTTTTGGACATTTTGATAGAGATGTATTGAAAGATGTTGGAGTTCAGCCTGCAAGTGAGGAGCTTAACAAAGCCCAAGATGTTGGACCCTTAGAAGACTTTGATCCTTTCTTTTATATGGATCATAATGATTACCAACAGATGGGGGACGATGATTACCAACAGATGGGGGACAATGAAGAAATTGGAGATGCTATTAGTGATGAGACTAGTACCAATGGAAGTATAAGCGAGGATAGTGACTTTTTAGTGGATGAACTTAATATGGTGGAGGATGTCGAAGTGAATATGAAAGACTTCCACAGTGGTGTTTATTCTTTTCCAAATCTAGATAACCACCAATCATTCAATGCACCTGATGTCACAGTTGATGACGATTTGGAGGTGATAGATACACAATTGTTTGAATCAGCTGGTGTAGAAGAAGATGAGAGGAAGAAGTTAATGAGAAGGTTAAACAAACCAACCACGTGTTCATCAGGAGTAGTACATGAAACTGCATTCTATCTGGGTCAAATATTTAAGTCCTCATCAAAAGCGAAGGACTACATTAAAATGCATTCAATTCGAACTAGGAGAAACATTTATTTTGCAAAAAATGATAAACAAAGAATTAGGGCAAAATGCAGGGGTGTGGTCCCAGAAATGACAGGTGGGCCATGGACAAAAAGTAGAATCAAATGCAAGGACAAAACAGTAAGTTCACAAAAAGCTACATGCCCTTGGGTGGTATTAATTTCTAGATCTGATGAAGAAAGCGATTGGATGGTGAAAACTTTGGTTCATGAGCATAGATGTGTGCAGTCAAGATCTATTAAAGCGTGTACTTCTAAGTTTCTTGCAACCACCATTCTTCAACAAGTGGAAGGAAACCCAACTATCCCAGTCAAAGCTTTGCGTGTAGAGTTACAAAAGACATACGAGGTGGGGATGTCAAGAATGAAG TGTAACCCAGGAACAACTGTGAAGATTGATGTATACAGTGAACCAAATGCAAACTTGGAAACTAGGATGTTTAAGAGAATTTATGTCTGTTTAGGTGCATTAAAACTGGGTTTTAAGGCAGGTTTAAGAGATTTCTTAGGATTCGATGGGGCTTTCATGAAGGGACCTTACCCTGGACAGGTTCTCACTGCTGTGGGTCTTGATTCCAATAATGGGATCTACCCACTAACATATGCCATAGTTGAAGCCGAGAACAAAAGCTCATGGAGTTGGTTTCTAGAGTGTCTAGGTGAAGATTTGGAGCTGTCTACAAATTCAAACTTCACATTTATTTCTGACAGGCAAAAG GGGATTTTACCTGCCATTGCCAACCTATTCCCTAGCGCTGAACACAGGTTTTGTTTAAGACATATTCACGAAAACATGAAGCTACAATGGAGGGGGAAGGAGCACAGAGATCATTTATGGGAAtgtgcaacaacaacaacagttaGACACTTTGACAGATTCATGGAAGATTTTAACAAGTTCAATTCAAAGGCATGTGATTGGTTAAAGAAAATTCCACCCAAACATTGGGCCAGAGCACATATTTCAG GAAGAGCACATACAGATATTTTATTGAATAATTTATGTGAAGTTTTCAACTCAAAGTTGTTAGATGCTCGAGACAAACCTATAATTACATGTTTAGAATATATTAGGGAATACTTAATGAAACGAATTTGTATTGTGCAAAATGTGATAGATAAGTCTCAAGGGCCTCTTACCCCAACAGCCACAAAACTTTTAGATGGAGTTAAGAAAGATGCTTCTCAATACACTTGCATATTTAATGGTGCTGAGAAGACTCAAGTTACTGGGACAATGGGGGAACAATTTGTGGTTAATTGGAGGGACAGGAACTGTAGTTGTAGGCATACAGAGATCACTGGGATACCATGCTCTCATCTTGTTAGTGCCATTTGGGATAAGGTTGAGCATGGGGCAAAAAATGTCCCACCTCTTGAGGAGTGGGTACATCCATGTTATAGGTTAAGCACATGGAATGAAATGTACAAGTACAAAGTTCAACCAATCAATGGAAGAAGTATGTGGCCAAAGTCAGATTGCCCCACAACACTAACACCCCCCAAACATACTACACAG GTGGGGAGACCAAAAAAGAAGAGAAAGAGAGCTCAAACTGAAGAACCAAATAATCAAGGTAAAAGTTTGACCAGGAAGTTCCTTACAGTTACTTGTAGCAAATGCAAGAACAAGGGTCACAACTCTAGGAGTTGCAAGGGACAAGGGGGACAAACTGAAGTTAGAAATGTGGTGGCAGGGAGCAAGAAGCTTAGCAAGGCAAAGAAGCAGGGAGATGGAAAAAAGGAGAAACCCAAAATGAAGGAGAAAACCAAACTTAAGGATAAATCCAAAATGaaggaaaaagtttga